Proteins encoded in a region of the Macrobrachium nipponense isolate FS-2020 chromosome 39, ASM1510439v2, whole genome shotgun sequence genome:
- the LOC135210449 gene encoding putative protein tag-278 — MNIKFVTPNMFNMSAGFGDYCALPLLAVLILFILFTGCDFSSFTGGRKVVNNLAEKKQSYKREIENFRVEQKDKIEVLEYENNPLKEVVLAQTIAMHQRNREIESLIKLVEGIRHKSTNSGEEKEGEGDSPKYDARLERLHRLILEMSSEMVGLRLDIEEKVDTISKLNGEVSRREKCNEELAEEIQRKDERHREMENRLATANEKIVMLQRELLNEQNKTKLSEKGPAEKDNSIESLTTCNVQRPVDGKTKTSEELQELRGEVAAANAKIDRLQEDNCLKEKRLSEVERRLEHLASQFEERNAAAAAETLKMEGPGERLREERHSQETELCEISAPFHQSLLGAELAIELGRLKDQLSKDKERRIQFTRMGGHVETPGQLQSSEANDSLNSIIECLNGKELEEVLRSTDMDTKSLSEAIDHLLKLVTQENTKSRAAASQMVADLKKQKRLLGFRGEDMAKKVHLDTHIHVLNKARGKDMQTQLDKILGCMCQSKPAAEDVNIPENNAPIAQKDLLMTNERDSFQVEGAAFSWDEEALRRDRKILNKELMSHLREKVAFSAERKAFATEREAFAAEREAFAAEREAFNKNKEKLDEDKNALQRQLEKFEKEKESINRLFHELILFEQTKAIFYQEREELEKVKEAVYKREQVANECLMRVEKLMGKVEGREDLNGYVKNENEVQMEQKIEELEEIIRQQQTMLEKCEATKCELLQVIQEREALNGYVKNENEVQMEQKIEELEEIIRQQQTMLEKCEATKCELLQVIQEREALNGYVKNENEVQMEQKIEELEEIIRQQQTMLEKCEATKCELLQVIQEREALNGYVKNENEVQMEQKIEELEEIIRQQQTMLEKCEATKCELLQVIQEREDLNGYVKNENEVQMEQKIEELEEIIRQQQTMLEKCETTKCELLQAIQEREDLNGYVKNENEVQMEQKIEELEEIIRQQQRCSKNFRPPKL, encoded by the coding sequence ATGAATATTAAGTTTGTCACACCTAATATGTTTAATATGAGCGCCGGATTCGGCGATTATTGCGCACTGCCGCTGTTAGCAGTGTTGATTCTCTTTATATTGTTTACCGGATGCGATTTCTCCTCCTTCACTGGAGGAAGGAAAGTTGTAAATAACCTGGCTGAAAAGAAGCAATCATACAAGCGGGAAATCGAGAACTTCAGAGTTGAACAGAAGGATAAAATTGAAGTTCTCGAATATGAAAATAACCCATTAAAGGAAGTGGTCCTGGCTCAGACTATAGCGATGCATCAAAGGAACCGCGAGATCGAGTCGCTGATTAAACTCGTGGAGGGAATACGACATAAGAGCACGAATTCAGGAGAGGAAAAGGAAGGCGAAGGCGACAGTCCGAAATATGATGCTAGACTCGAGCGTCTCCACCGCTTAATTCTTGAGATGAGCAGCGAGATGGTGGGACTCCGATTAGATATCGAAGAAAAAGTCGACACAATTAGCAAGCTGAATGGGGAAGTTTCCCGGCGAGAAAAGTGTAATGAAGAACTGGCCGAAGAAATCCAAAGGAAAGATGAGAGACACCGAGAAATGGAAAATCGGCTCGCGACGGCTAATGAGAAGATAGTCATGTTGCAACGCGAGCTCTTGaacgaacaaaataaaacaaagttgTCGGAAAAGGGGCCAGCAGAGAAGGATAACAGCATCGAATCTCTGACGACGTGTAACGTGCAAAGGCCTGTGGATGGAAAGACAAAGACTTCAGAGGAATTGCAAGAACTGAGAGGAGAAGTGGCTGCGGCAAATGCCAAGATAGACAGACTTCAGGAGGACAACTGCCTAAAGGAGAAACGCCTCTCAGAGGTAGAAAGACGACTGGAACACCTGGCAAGCCAATTCGAGGAGAggaatgcagcagcagcagcagagactcTGAAGATGGAGGGACCGGGAGAGAGACTTAGGGAAGAGAGGCACTCTCAAGAGACAGAATTATGCGAGATCAGTGCCCCGTTCCACCAAAGTCTCCTCGGAGCGGAATTGGCAATCGAGTTAGGAAGACTTAAGGATCAACTGAGTAAGGACAAGGAAAGGAGAATTCAATTCACGCGTATGGGaggacacgtagaaacgccgggGCAACTGCAAAGTTCTGAAGCAAATGACAGTTTAAATAGCATCATTGAATGCCTCAATGGCAAAGAGTTAGAGGAGGTTCTAAGGTCAACGGACATGGATACGAAGAGTTTAAGTGAAGCGATTGATCACCTCTTGAAACTGGTGACCCAAGAGAATACCAAGAGCAGGGCGGCTGCTTCGCAAATGGTTGCCgaccttaaaaaacaaaagaggctcCTTGGGTTCAGGGGGGAAGATATGGCCAAGAAAGTACATCTTGATACTCACATCCACGTCCTTAACAAAGCGCGAGGAAAAGACATGCAAACCCAGTTGGATAAGATTCTCGGATGTATGTGTCAATCAAAACCTGCCGCTGAGGACGTCAACATTCCAGAGAACAATGCCCCAATTGCTCAAAAAGATCTACTCATGACGAACGAAAGGGACTCGTTTCAGGTAGAGGGAGCAGCCTTCAGTTGGGATGAAGAAGCACTCCGTAGGGATAGAAAGATCCTTAACAAGGAGTTGATGTCCCATCTTAGGGAGAAAGTAGCCTTTTCTGCAGAAAGAAAAGCCTTTGCTACAGAAAGAGAAGCCTTTGCTGCAGAAAGAGAAGCCTTTGCTGCAGAAAGAGAAGCctttaacaaaaacaaagaaaaacttgaCGAGGACAAGAATGCTTTACAAAGACAACTGGAAAAatttgaaaaggagaaagagagcatCAATCGACTCTTTCATGAACTCATACTCTTTGAACAAACAAAAGCAATtttttatcaagagagagaagagttagaaAAGGTAAAGGAAGCTGTTTACAAAAGAGAACAGGTGGCGAATGAGTGCTTGATGAGGGTAGAAAAATTGATGGGGAAAGTGGAGGGAAGGGAAGATTTGAATGGGTACGTGAAAAACGAGAATGAAGTTCAGATGGAGCAAAAGATTGAGGAACTTGAAGAGATCATAAGACAACAACAAACGATGCTCGAAAAATGTGAGGCCACCAAATGTGAGCTTTTACAAGTAATACAGGAAAGGGAAGCTTTGAATGGGTACGTGAAAAACGAGAATGAAGTTCAGATGGAGCAAAAGATTGAGGAACTTGAAGAGATCATAAGACAACAACAAACGATGCTCGAAAAATGTGAGGCCACCAAATGCGAGCTTTTACAAGTAATACAGGAAAGGGAAGCTTTGAATGGGTATGTGAAAAACGAGAATGAAGTTCAGATGGAGCAAAAGATTGAGGAACTTGAAGAGATCATAAGACAACAACAAACGATGCTCGAAAAATGTGAGGCCACCAAATGTGAGCTTTTACAAGTAATACAGGAAAGGGAAGCTTTGAATGGGTACGTGAAAAACGAGAATGAAGTTCAGATGGAGCAAAAGATTGAGGAACTTGAAGAGATCATAAGACAACAACAAACGATGCTCGAAAAATGTGAGGCCACCAAATGTGAGCTTTTACAAGTAATACAGGAAAGGGAAGATTTGAATGGGTACGTGAAAAACGAGAATGAAGTTCAGATGGAGCAAAAGATTGAGGAACTTGAAGAGATCATAAGACAACAACAAACGATGCTCGAAAAATGTGAGACCACCAAATGTGAGCTTTTACAAGCAATACAGGAAAGGGAAGATTTGAATGGGTACGTGAAAAACGAGAATGAAGTTCAGATGGAGCAAAAGATTGAGGAACTTGAAGAGATCATAAGACAACAACAACGATGCTCGAAAAATTTCAGACCACCAAAATTGTGA